A window of Syngnathoides biaculeatus isolate LvHL_M chromosome 9, ASM1980259v1, whole genome shotgun sequence contains these coding sequences:
- the cep170ab gene encoding centrosomal protein of 170 kDa isoform X3: MSLTSWFLVSGGGTRHRLPREMIFVGRDDCELMLQSRSVDKQHAVINYDADTDEHKVKDLGSLNGTFVNDVRVQEQMYVTLKIDDKLRFGYDINLFTVVRGELHIPEEALKHEKFSSQLQLSQRRPLGGESSKSEGKPSEASAPVCEAASAKAPEPGRMEEKMTDVAVLHRGTPLYGQPAWWGDGAAEDHSGKPEEKNLERNREKAQIDTTKSAEMPKSPVPIPSTQEPSYFEIPTKDAPPEEFDHGASGKVTVKDRVAKLGLDTRPRPKRGVGEELSPLQTAMVAAEVKVADWLAQNELPLTVKETVVEDGGESVKSDVPVQLRSLKDSKHDDGTQSDSENALGEQRRAAALEEHSLGLWGGAGMKIREVRANVPEGLFAEEESPARRRRSSSTKVSVGFVGRQHSAASHQQNSRDECYQQGDDCSDRGTYTIELENGDQEEKEARKMIDKVFGVDELETVQVSRMASAALKEDIPSQRSATRERGKPGFTENEVRPEDLVVGGPRWVSQWAILAASHVRTDPEGSGAESHGLVTDKDVSESNHSFASSGQKERKRRTLPQVPSEEVTQGRRTPSCGMHTDMGEKQDTELQEKENQEGRIARGEHLPVHSSPSHSSPAKSQGSSYGRRSQSGVLAKLPPRPKTSGERRTDEVQRRRKEEDKISESSGRPFLRQESFTVEKPSSNVPIAMIPRIDGLTGSKPPSIEAGIDNETLQKDSEAVAAFLETTVSDQGDPPSQSIEGSMSPESDVDTTSTVSQADGARRMVQKRRILVGQQKEKTIVCSNNKGPPAGRGTQDTRDKTKAQSIQQPWTSLDLTDDDVNSNSLLSDSQPKSQEIRGSRARTQAGSTTVGASTKSSRAKINQAPLSLPASKTTNVPKPRPTRASILRRARLGDSTDTDPADLERMSVASEASTASSTSRTGLAKRGMSRIEALAQPRRPRVGSPSAQSDSEATVSRSRALGARSTAGDYATRHGPRGSNVSSVCGPRARANSASKLSDKASTRWRRVPVEYASTSEDEYGSNRHISKQGHTRPLPSTRVAQLGGSGPTAPNFVGPKTPCTDQDEYMRDWTAHSEEIARISQDLAKDLAMLAREIHDVAGEIDSVSPAATEPAIVLEECDDSFDRHGTSTDGGTALGATGKSVEMRPRSSSSQGSRAIRRQTWNQHEALLDSLLLPSVNQLSNRIRQSVDKTVSKIRILFKDKDCKWEEIESKLQAEHDSLLLRCSNKEISTIIQDLKRVERQLLVIDMMVDPDGTLDALTCLGLTNPLADQKRPASHQAESPLPSGAEASSTGLLDSRHEVAPGESHGLAESVQVAEQVTGSKQTSG; the protein is encoded by the exons acCTTTGTCAATGACGTCAGAGTACAGGAGCAAATGTACGTCACACTGAAGATCGATGACAAACTGAGGTTCGGTTACG ATATAAACTTGTTCACTGTTGTACGTGGAGAGCTGCATATACCTGAAGAGGCTCTTAAG CATGAGAAGTTTAGCAGCCAGCTTCAGCTCAGCCAGAGAAGGCCTCTGGGGGGTGAGTCATCAAAATCAGAAGGGAAACCCTCTGAGGCATCAGCACCTGTGTGCGAGGCAGCCTCTGCTAAAGCCCCAGAGCCTGGCAGGATGGAGGAAAAGATGACAG ATGTAGCGGTTTTGCACAGGGGAACACCGCTTTATGGACAGCCTGCCTGGTGGGGTGATGGAGCTGCTGAGGATCATTCTGGAAAGCCTGAAGAAAAGAATTTGGAACGGAATCGTGAAAAAGCTCAAATAG ACACTACGAAGAGTGCAGAAATGCCAAAGTCTCCCGTGCCAATACCCTCTACTCAGGAGCCCAGTTACTTTGAAATTCCAACCAAAGATGCTCCCCCAGAAG AATTTGACCATGGAGCATCGGGCAAAGTGACAGTCAAAGATCGAGTGGCGAAGTTGGGTTTAGACACAAGACCACGTCCGAAAAGGGGAGTGGGAGAGGAACTGAGTCCGCTTCAGACAGCCATGGTGGCAGCAGAGGTCAAAGTCGCTGATTGGCTGGCTCAGAATGAGCTGCCTTTGACTGTCAAAGAAACGGTTGTAGAAGATGGTGGggaaagtgtgaagagtgatgTACCTGTTCAACTCAGGAGTCTTAAAg ACAGCAAACATGACGATGGCACACAGAGCGACTCCGAGAACGCACTTGGAGAACAACGCAGGGCTGCTGCTCTGGAGGAGCACTCGTTGGGGCTTTGGGGCGGAGCTGGAATGAAGATCAGGGAAGTGCGCGCTAATGTGCCTGAGGGGCTCTTTGCGGAGGAGGAAAGTCCggcacgccgccgccgctcttCAAGCACAAAGGTGTCGGTTGGCTTTGTAGGAAGGCAACATAGCGCGGCATCGCACCAACAAAACAGTCGTGATGAGTGCTATCAACAAGGAGATGATTGTAGCGACAGAGGGACGTACACTATTGAGCTGGAAAATGGAGATCAGGAAGAAAAAGAGGCTCGTAAAATGATTGACAAG GTGTTTGGTGTAGATGAACTAGAGACTGTGCAAGTTTCCAGAATGGCGAGTGCAGCCCTAAAAGAGGACATCCCCTCCCAGAGGTCTGCCACTAGAGAAAGAGGAAAACCTGGCTTCACGGAAAATGAG GTACGGCCTGAAGACCTGGTCGTAGGTGGTCCTCGTTGGGTCTCACAGTGGGCTATTCTTGCCGCCAGCCACGTAAGGACAGATCCAGAGGGGTCTGGTGCAGAGAGTCATGGTTTAGTTACGGACAAAG atGTAAGTGAAAGCAATCATTCCTTTGCTTCATCTGGTCAAAAAGAACGTAAAAGAAGAACTCTGCCTCAGGTTCCCAGTGAGGAAGTTACTCAAGGAAGAAGGACTCCAAGTTGTGGCATGCACACAGATATGGGAGAGAAACAGGACACAGAACTGCAAGAGAAGGAGAACCAGGAGGGGAGAATAGCCAGGGGGGAACATTTGCCTGTTCATAGCAGCCCTAGTCACTCTTCACCAGCAAAGTCGCAGGGCAGCAGTTATGGGAGAAGAAGTCAATCAGGTGTGCTGGCAAAGCTACCCCCTCGGCCAAAGACGAGTGGAGAGAGGAGAACGGACGAAGTccagaggaggagaaaggaagaAGATAAGATCAGTGAGAGTAGTGGGAGACCATTTTTGAGACAGGAGAGTTTTACTGTGGAGAAACCGAGCTCCAATGTGCCCATTGCGATGATACCCCGCATTGATGGACTCACAGGTAGCAAACCCCCGAGTATAGAGGCTGGCATCGACAATGAGACACTACAGAAAGACTCTGAGGCAGTGGCAGCTTTCTTAGAGACCACTGTATCTGACCAAGGTGATCCACCGAGTCAGTCCATTGAAGGTTCCATGTCACCAGAGTCTGATGTGGACACAACTAGTACAGTAAGCCAGGCTGATGGAGCAAGGAGAATGGTTCAAAAACGGCGCATTCTTGTAGGACAGCAAAAAGAGAAAACCATTGTCTGCTCAAACAACAAAGGCCCACCTGCTGGTCGAGGGACACAAGACACGAGGGATAAGACTAAAGCACAGAGTATTCAGCAGCCTTGGACTTCTCTGGACCTCACAGACGATGATGTCAATTCTAACTCACTCCTCTCTGATAGCCAGCCTAAATCACAGGAAATCAGAGGTTCACGAGCAAGAACCCAGGCAGGAAGCACTACAGTGGGGGCGAGTACCAAGTCCAGTAGGGCTAAGATCAACCAGGCCCCTCTTTCCCTTCCAGCCAGTAAAACCACTAATGTCCCCAAGCCAAGGCCCACAAGGGCATCAATACTGCGACGAGCCCGACTAGGTGACTCAACTGACACTGACCCTGCAGATTTGGAGAGAATGTCTGTGGCCTCTGAGGCCTCAACTGCTAGCTCCACATCCAGGACAGGACTGGCAAAAAGAGGAATGTCCAGGATAGAGGCTTTGGCGCAGCCAAGGAGACCAAGGGTTGGTTCTCCTTCTGCCCAGAGTGACTCTGAAGCCACTGTGTCCAGGAGTAGAGCACTGGGAGCTCGAAGTACTGCAGGTGATTATGCTACTAGACACGGACCAAGAGGGTCCAATGTGTCTTCTGTATGTGGACCCAGAGCCAGGGCGAACAGTGCCTCCAAGCTCTCTGACAAAG CCAGTACTCGGTGGCGCCGTGTCCCCGTAGAGTACGCCTCCACCTCAGAAGACGAGTACGGTTCCAACCGCCATATCTCCAAACAGGGCCACACGCGGCCACTTCCATCCACACGAGTGGCCCAGCTCGGAGGCTCAGGGCCAACAGCTCCTAATTTTGTAGGCCCGAAGACCCCGTGTACGGATCAGGATGAATATATGAGAGACTGGACAGCACACAGTGAGGAGATAGCCAG GATCAGCCAGGACCTTGCCAAAGACCTAGCAATGCTAGCAAGAGAGATTCACGATGTAGCTGGAGAGATTGACTCAGTGAGCCCTGCAGCCACTGAACCTGCAATCGTG CTGGAGGAATGTGATGACAGCTTCGACCGACACGGTACATCAACAGATGGTGGCACTGCTCTGGGAGCAACCGGGAAGTCAGTGGAAATGAGACCAAGGTCCTCCAGTTCGCAAGGATCTCGCGCCATTCGGCGACAAACATGGAACCAGCATGAA GCATTGCTAGATAGTTTACTTCTACCATCTGTGAATCAACTTTCAAATAGAATACGGCAATCTGTCGACAAAACGGTCAGCAAAATCAG GATCCTTTTCAAGGATAAAGACTGCAAATGGGAGGAGATTGAGAGCAAACTTCAGGCAGAGCATGACTCCTTGCTGTTGAGGTGCTCCAACAAG GAGATTTCCACTATCATTCAAGACCTAAAAAGAGTGGAAAGACAACTGCTAG TCATTGATATGATGGTGGACCCAGACGGCACGCTGGATGCCCTGACCTGCTTGGGCCTCACCAACCCTTTGGCTGACCAGAAGCGTCCTGCATCTCACCAGGCGGAGTCACCACTTCCCTCCGGGGCAGAGGCTTCTTCCACTGGATTGTTGGACTCACGGCATGAAGTTGCTCCCGGCGAATCACACGGACTGGCGGAGAGTGTGCAGGTGGCAGAGCAAGTTACAGGGTCCAAACAAACTAGTGGATAA
- the cep170ab gene encoding centrosomal protein of 170 kDa isoform X1, whose translation MSLTSWFLVSGGGTRHRLPREMIFVGRDDCELMLQSRSVDKQHAVINYDADTDEHKVKDLGSLNGTFVNDVRVQEQMYVTLKIDDKLRFGYDINLFTVVRGELHIPEEALKHEKFSSQLQLSQRRPLGGESSKSEGKPSEASAPVCEAASAKAPEPGRMEEKMTDVAVLHRGTPLYGQPAWWGDGAAEDHSGKPEEKNLERNREKAQIDTTKSAEMPKSPVPIPSTQEPSYFEIPTKDAPPEGKVSGEALSKDQEAGTSSATEPVHGHASYTIEFDHGASGKVTVKDRVAKLGLDTRPRPKRGVGEELSPLQTAMVAAEVKVADWLAQNELPLTVKETVVEDGGESVKSDVPVQLRSLKDSKHDDGTQSDSENALGEQRRAAALEEHSLGLWGGAGMKIREVRANVPEGLFAEEESPARRRRSSSTKVSVGFVGRQHSAASHQQNSRDECYQQGDDCSDRGTYTIELENGDQEEKEARKMIDKVFGVDELETVQVSRMASAALKEDIPSQRSATRERGKPGFTENEVRPEDLVVGGPRWVSQWAILAASHVRTDPEGSGAESHGLVTDKDVSESNHSFASSGQKERKRRTLPQVPSEEVTQGRRTPSCGMHTDMGEKQDTELQEKENQEGRIARGEHLPVHSSPSHSSPAKSQGSSYGRRSQSGVLAKLPPRPKTSGERRTDEVQRRRKEEDKISESSGRPFLRQESFTVEKPSSNVPIAMIPRIDGLTGSKPPSIEAGIDNETLQKDSEAVAAFLETTVSDQGDPPSQSIEGSMSPESDVDTTSTVSQADGARRMVQKRRILVGQQKEKTIVCSNNKGPPAGRGTQDTRDKTKAQSIQQPWTSLDLTDDDVNSNSLLSDSQPKSQEIRGSRARTQAGSTTVGASTKSSRAKINQAPLSLPASKTTNVPKPRPTRASILRRARLGDSTDTDPADLERMSVASEASTASSTSRTGLAKRGMSRIEALAQPRRPRVGSPSAQSDSEATVSRSRALGARSTAGDYATRHGPRGSNVSSVCGPRARANSASKLSDKASTRWRRVPVEYASTSEDEYGSNRHISKQGHTRPLPSTRVAQLGGSGPTAPNFVGPKTPCTDQDEYMRDWTAHSEEIARISQDLAKDLAMLAREIHDVAGEIDSVSPAATEPAIVLEECDDSFDRHGTSTDGGTALGATGKSVEMRPRSSSSQGSRAIRRQTWNQHEALLDSLLLPSVNQLSNRIRQSVDKTVSKIRILFKDKDCKWEEIESKLQAEHDSLLLRCSNKEISTIIQDLKRVERQLLVIDMMVDPDGTLDALTCLGLTNPLADQKRPASHQAESPLPSGAEASSTGLLDSRHEVAPGESHGLAESVQVAEQVTGSKQTSG comes from the exons acCTTTGTCAATGACGTCAGAGTACAGGAGCAAATGTACGTCACACTGAAGATCGATGACAAACTGAGGTTCGGTTACG ATATAAACTTGTTCACTGTTGTACGTGGAGAGCTGCATATACCTGAAGAGGCTCTTAAG CATGAGAAGTTTAGCAGCCAGCTTCAGCTCAGCCAGAGAAGGCCTCTGGGGGGTGAGTCATCAAAATCAGAAGGGAAACCCTCTGAGGCATCAGCACCTGTGTGCGAGGCAGCCTCTGCTAAAGCCCCAGAGCCTGGCAGGATGGAGGAAAAGATGACAG ATGTAGCGGTTTTGCACAGGGGAACACCGCTTTATGGACAGCCTGCCTGGTGGGGTGATGGAGCTGCTGAGGATCATTCTGGAAAGCCTGAAGAAAAGAATTTGGAACGGAATCGTGAAAAAGCTCAAATAG ACACTACGAAGAGTGCAGAAATGCCAAAGTCTCCCGTGCCAATACCCTCTACTCAGGAGCCCAGTTACTTTGAAATTCCAACCAAAGATGCTCCCCCAGAAGGTAAAGTGAGCGGGGAAGCCTTATCAAAAGATCAAGAGGCTGGTACTTCATCTGCCACAGAGCCCGTACATGGTCATGCATCCTACACCATAGAATTTGACCATGGAGCATCGGGCAAAGTGACAGTCAAAGATCGAGTGGCGAAGTTGGGTTTAGACACAAGACCACGTCCGAAAAGGGGAGTGGGAGAGGAACTGAGTCCGCTTCAGACAGCCATGGTGGCAGCAGAGGTCAAAGTCGCTGATTGGCTGGCTCAGAATGAGCTGCCTTTGACTGTCAAAGAAACGGTTGTAGAAGATGGTGGggaaagtgtgaagagtgatgTACCTGTTCAACTCAGGAGTCTTAAAg ACAGCAAACATGACGATGGCACACAGAGCGACTCCGAGAACGCACTTGGAGAACAACGCAGGGCTGCTGCTCTGGAGGAGCACTCGTTGGGGCTTTGGGGCGGAGCTGGAATGAAGATCAGGGAAGTGCGCGCTAATGTGCCTGAGGGGCTCTTTGCGGAGGAGGAAAGTCCggcacgccgccgccgctcttCAAGCACAAAGGTGTCGGTTGGCTTTGTAGGAAGGCAACATAGCGCGGCATCGCACCAACAAAACAGTCGTGATGAGTGCTATCAACAAGGAGATGATTGTAGCGACAGAGGGACGTACACTATTGAGCTGGAAAATGGAGATCAGGAAGAAAAAGAGGCTCGTAAAATGATTGACAAG GTGTTTGGTGTAGATGAACTAGAGACTGTGCAAGTTTCCAGAATGGCGAGTGCAGCCCTAAAAGAGGACATCCCCTCCCAGAGGTCTGCCACTAGAGAAAGAGGAAAACCTGGCTTCACGGAAAATGAG GTACGGCCTGAAGACCTGGTCGTAGGTGGTCCTCGTTGGGTCTCACAGTGGGCTATTCTTGCCGCCAGCCACGTAAGGACAGATCCAGAGGGGTCTGGTGCAGAGAGTCATGGTTTAGTTACGGACAAAG atGTAAGTGAAAGCAATCATTCCTTTGCTTCATCTGGTCAAAAAGAACGTAAAAGAAGAACTCTGCCTCAGGTTCCCAGTGAGGAAGTTACTCAAGGAAGAAGGACTCCAAGTTGTGGCATGCACACAGATATGGGAGAGAAACAGGACACAGAACTGCAAGAGAAGGAGAACCAGGAGGGGAGAATAGCCAGGGGGGAACATTTGCCTGTTCATAGCAGCCCTAGTCACTCTTCACCAGCAAAGTCGCAGGGCAGCAGTTATGGGAGAAGAAGTCAATCAGGTGTGCTGGCAAAGCTACCCCCTCGGCCAAAGACGAGTGGAGAGAGGAGAACGGACGAAGTccagaggaggagaaaggaagaAGATAAGATCAGTGAGAGTAGTGGGAGACCATTTTTGAGACAGGAGAGTTTTACTGTGGAGAAACCGAGCTCCAATGTGCCCATTGCGATGATACCCCGCATTGATGGACTCACAGGTAGCAAACCCCCGAGTATAGAGGCTGGCATCGACAATGAGACACTACAGAAAGACTCTGAGGCAGTGGCAGCTTTCTTAGAGACCACTGTATCTGACCAAGGTGATCCACCGAGTCAGTCCATTGAAGGTTCCATGTCACCAGAGTCTGATGTGGACACAACTAGTACAGTAAGCCAGGCTGATGGAGCAAGGAGAATGGTTCAAAAACGGCGCATTCTTGTAGGACAGCAAAAAGAGAAAACCATTGTCTGCTCAAACAACAAAGGCCCACCTGCTGGTCGAGGGACACAAGACACGAGGGATAAGACTAAAGCACAGAGTATTCAGCAGCCTTGGACTTCTCTGGACCTCACAGACGATGATGTCAATTCTAACTCACTCCTCTCTGATAGCCAGCCTAAATCACAGGAAATCAGAGGTTCACGAGCAAGAACCCAGGCAGGAAGCACTACAGTGGGGGCGAGTACCAAGTCCAGTAGGGCTAAGATCAACCAGGCCCCTCTTTCCCTTCCAGCCAGTAAAACCACTAATGTCCCCAAGCCAAGGCCCACAAGGGCATCAATACTGCGACGAGCCCGACTAGGTGACTCAACTGACACTGACCCTGCAGATTTGGAGAGAATGTCTGTGGCCTCTGAGGCCTCAACTGCTAGCTCCACATCCAGGACAGGACTGGCAAAAAGAGGAATGTCCAGGATAGAGGCTTTGGCGCAGCCAAGGAGACCAAGGGTTGGTTCTCCTTCTGCCCAGAGTGACTCTGAAGCCACTGTGTCCAGGAGTAGAGCACTGGGAGCTCGAAGTACTGCAGGTGATTATGCTACTAGACACGGACCAAGAGGGTCCAATGTGTCTTCTGTATGTGGACCCAGAGCCAGGGCGAACAGTGCCTCCAAGCTCTCTGACAAAG CCAGTACTCGGTGGCGCCGTGTCCCCGTAGAGTACGCCTCCACCTCAGAAGACGAGTACGGTTCCAACCGCCATATCTCCAAACAGGGCCACACGCGGCCACTTCCATCCACACGAGTGGCCCAGCTCGGAGGCTCAGGGCCAACAGCTCCTAATTTTGTAGGCCCGAAGACCCCGTGTACGGATCAGGATGAATATATGAGAGACTGGACAGCACACAGTGAGGAGATAGCCAG GATCAGCCAGGACCTTGCCAAAGACCTAGCAATGCTAGCAAGAGAGATTCACGATGTAGCTGGAGAGATTGACTCAGTGAGCCCTGCAGCCACTGAACCTGCAATCGTG CTGGAGGAATGTGATGACAGCTTCGACCGACACGGTACATCAACAGATGGTGGCACTGCTCTGGGAGCAACCGGGAAGTCAGTGGAAATGAGACCAAGGTCCTCCAGTTCGCAAGGATCTCGCGCCATTCGGCGACAAACATGGAACCAGCATGAA GCATTGCTAGATAGTTTACTTCTACCATCTGTGAATCAACTTTCAAATAGAATACGGCAATCTGTCGACAAAACGGTCAGCAAAATCAG GATCCTTTTCAAGGATAAAGACTGCAAATGGGAGGAGATTGAGAGCAAACTTCAGGCAGAGCATGACTCCTTGCTGTTGAGGTGCTCCAACAAG GAGATTTCCACTATCATTCAAGACCTAAAAAGAGTGGAAAGACAACTGCTAG TCATTGATATGATGGTGGACCCAGACGGCACGCTGGATGCCCTGACCTGCTTGGGCCTCACCAACCCTTTGGCTGACCAGAAGCGTCCTGCATCTCACCAGGCGGAGTCACCACTTCCCTCCGGGGCAGAGGCTTCTTCCACTGGATTGTTGGACTCACGGCATGAAGTTGCTCCCGGCGAATCACACGGACTGGCGGAGAGTGTGCAGGTGGCAGAGCAAGTTACAGGGTCCAAACAAACTAGTGGATAA